A window of Helicobacter pylori genomic DNA:
TAAGCTCGCTCTCATCTATGGCGTGGCTAAGACTAAACCCTAGTGCAGAACACAGAACCAAAAATAAAAATTTGGTTTTTAAAAAAACGGGGGGTGGTAACTTGCATATTTTTCCTTGATTTAAAAATAATTTGAATGTTGTAAAATATTGAAACTTAAATGAAGAAGTCTTAACGATATGATTAGATAAAAAGGACTTTTTACAGGCATTAATGAGTATTTTTAACATTAATGAGCGTTATAAAAATCAAATTAAGCGTGTGGGGGTTTGATTGGATTTAATGGGCTTGATCAGGATTAGTGAGAATTGAATGATTGTATTTTAAAATCAAAAGCCAGAGACAACTCTAGTTAAGCTGCCCCTAGCCACACCGATATTACTCGTGATGCCCGTGGCAGCAACCTTCTTCTTGATGATGGCTATTGCTAGAGCTGCAACAACCTCCTTCGTGATGAGAGCTGTGATGGTGATGGTGGTGTTCACCGCCGTGATAGTGGTGGTGGTGTGTGTGATGGTGGTGGTGGTGGTGTCCGCCGTGTTGTTCTTCATGGTGTGCCATGATGACTCCTTTGATTAAAAATTTAAATTCTAGCTCACCGGCTAGGATTTCATTCTACAATATAAAATCCAATCAATTGTTAATGAAAGAAAATTTAGCGCTAATTTTTAATCCATATCGCTCAATGTTTGAAAAACTACTGCAAAGAATTTTAAATTTTCTGCTGGAGCTTTTTCTCCCTCAACTGCCCGCAAGCCGCTTCAATATCCAAGGCTTTGGATTCTCTAATGGTGCATAATAAGCCTTTGGCGTTTAAAAAATCCGCAAACATTCTAGCGCTCTCTAAGCTAGGGCGTTCAAACTTAGAGCCTTCATGCGGGTTGAATAAGATCAAATTCACTTTGGATTTAATGCCGTTTAAAAGCTTTAAAAGTTTTTTAGCGCAATCCAGGCTATCGTTTAAGTTTTTGATCAAAAGGTATTCAAACATCACCCTTTTTCGCTGCTCTAGGGGCCATTTTTTCACTTCATTCAAAACACATTCAATATTGTATTTTTTATTCAAAGGCATTAAAGATGAGCGCGTTTTGTCATCTACGGCGTGTAAGGATATGGCTAATTGCACGCCCAAATTCTTACTCGCTAAAATAGGGATCTTATCCGCTACGCCGCTAGTGGAAATGGTGATTCTTTTAGGGGAAATTTGCATGCCGGTATTAAAAATCTCAATCGCCTTGCACACCTCATCTAAATTGTTCAAAGGCTCGCCCATTCCCATAAAAACAATGTTGAGCGCTTTTTCAATAGGGAGGTTGTTGTCCTCTTTAATGAGTAAAGCTTGTTGGACAATCTCGCTCGCTTTTAAATCCCTTACAAAACCGCCTTTTTGAGTGAGACAAAACGAACAACCCACTTGACAGCCTATTTGACAAGACACGCACACGGTGTATTTTTCCCCCTCTAAAATGGCGTTAGTCTCTCCATCAATCTTTTTATCTTTCATTTTCAAAAACACCGCTTCAAAAGTGTGGTTATCCCTCAAAGATTTAAAAAGGTATTTTTTAGAGCCATCAACGCTCTCCCTCACATGCGTGATTTCTATCGTGCGCAAAGTAAATTCTTGCTCCAAAGAAGCGATAAAATCTTTTGAAAAATTATTTTGCATGTCTTTAAAGCTCGTTTTATACTTCGCATAGAGCCACAAATAGAGTTGTTTAGCCCTAAAACTCGGTTTTAAAAGTTGGCTCAATTCCTTTAAAGTGAAATCATAAATGCTCGCTTTCATGCTTTAAGCCCTAATTCTAAAAGTTGGTGCAAGTGCAAGACCCCTAAAACCTTATTTTGAGAATCCACGCACACTAAAAGCTGGATTTTATGGCGCTCTAAAAATTCTAACGCTTCTAAAAGAAGGGCGTCTAAATTCTTAAAGCTTTTAGGTTCTAAAGTGGCAAAATATTTCACTTCGCTCTCCAAACTAACCCCTTTTAATAACGCCCTACGGACATCGCCATCGCTCAACACCCCCACAAGCTCGTTATTAGCATTCACTAAAATCGCGCTGCCTAGGCGTTTTTCACTCATTTCTATGAGCGCGTCTTTAAAGCTTGTGTCAGGAGGGATTAAAGGGAGATTGGTGGTTTGCAACAAATCTTTAACCTTGACAAAAAGTTTTTTGCCCAAAAGCCCGCCCGGATGAAAAGAAGCAAAATCTTCTTGGCTAAAGTTTTTCACTCGCATCAAGCATGCCATTAAAACATCGCCTAAAGCTAAAGTTAGGGTAGTGGAAGTCGTTGGGGCGGTGTTAATGGGGCAAGCTTCTTTTTTAATTTTTAAGCTTAAATAATAATCGCCAAGTTTAGAGAGCGAACTATTAGGGCTTTTAGTGAAAGTGATGATTTTATGACTCAAGCGTTTTAAATGGCTCACTAAATTCAATAATTCTAAAGACTCGCCCCCATAACTAATCATTAAAATCACATCGTTTTTTTCCACCATGCCCAAATCCCCATGCATAGCTTCTGTGGGGTGTAAAAACGCGCTCCTGTTACCGGTGCTTAGCATGGAAGCGCTGATTTTTTGCGCCACTAAAGCGCTCTTACCCACGCCCACGATCACAAGCTTACCCCCTTTTTCTTGGCTCTCTAAAATAAGCTTGACAATCGCTTCTAAATCGTTAGGTTTTTGGAATTGTTGAACGCTCTCTAAAAGCGCGCTCGCTTCATCTTGCAAGACTTGTGAAGCGATAGCGTTACAATCAAAAAGATTGGGCATGACAAATGATAGCCGGGTATTTTCTAAACTTTTTAAAGAGCGCTTTTCTGATGAAATTACGAGTGTGATCTTCTAATTTTTTAGGGTTATTCAAAATCTCAGCGTTAGCAGATTTGATTAACATTTCTAAGCCCCCTTGAATTTCTTTAACCAAATGCTTTTCATCTTTAAAGCCCACAAGCCCTAAACTAGAAAATTGGGAGCTTTCTAAAAGCGCTTGTTTGTTTTTATTCACAAAAATCGTAGCCACAAACACCCCTGCGCTAGCGACTTCTTCTCTTTGTTGGACGATGCTAGTGTCAATACTCAAATTGCTTTGGTTATCCACATAGCTTTTACCGCTTTTAATCGTGCCAACTTTTTTGATAAATGTGGGGCTAACTTCCACTTGATCGCCATCTTCCATTAAATAAATATTTTTTTCAGGCACCCCGCAAGAAATAGCGGTTTGTTTGTGGCGCGCAACATGGTTGTATTCCCCATGCACGGGTAGGAAAAACTTAGGCTTAATGAGTCTTAACATGAGCTTTTGCTCTTCTTGGGCGGCATGCCCACTCACATGGATATTGTCAAATTCTTGATAAGCCACTTTAGCTTCTTTTTTGATTAGAAAATTCAATACCGCTGAAACGCTCGCTTCATTACCAGGAATAGCTTTAGCGGAAATAATGACCAAATCGTTGGGTTTGATAGAAATGTGGCGGTGCTCATCTGTCGCCATGCGATAAAGCGCGCTCATGGTTTCGCCTTGTGAGCCGGTCGTTACGATTAAGACTTCATTGTCCGGGTATTTGGCGACTTCATTGGCTTCAATAAAAGATTGATAAGGCAAATGGATATAGCCTAATTCTCTGGCAATGTCTAGGTTTTTTTCCATAGAGCGCCCGATCACAGCGATTTTGCGGTTGTATTTAATGCCGTATTGTATGGCTTGATAGACCCGGTGGATATTGCTAGAGAAAGTACTCATGATCACCCTCCCTTGCGCTTCTTTAAAAAGGGTATCAAAAGCCGGCGCTATGGTGCTTTCACTGGGCGTAGTCCCGGATTTATGGGAATTGGTAGAATCGCTTAATAAAAGCATCACCCCTTTTTCGCCATAGTGCGCCAAACGATACAAATCAGTGGGCAAATTATCCACCGGGGTGTGATCGATCTTAAAATCGCCGGTATGAATGATGGTTCCAGCTTTAGTTTGGATCGCTAAAGCGCTGCTGTCAATGATAGAGTGCGTGATGTGGATCCATTCAATGATAAATTCGCCCACGCTAATGGGGCAACGCTTTTCTACGATTTTAAAATACGAGCGGTATTTTTTCAAACCATGTTCATCAAACTTACTCCCGATCAGCCCTAAACTCAAAGGCGTGCCATAAAGGGGGAATTGCAACTCTTTAAACAAATAAGGCGTCGCTCCTATGTGATCTTCATGGGCGTGGGTGATGATGATACCGGCGATCTTGTCCTTGATTTGGTGCAAGTAGGAAAAATCAGGGATTAAAATATCCACGCCAAAGAGCCCTTCTTTAGGGAAGCTCATGCCCGCATCAATCACGATCGCGCTTTTTGGGGTTTCAATGACCATCATATTCCCCCCAATTTCGCCCAAGCCCCCTAAAGGCGTGATTTTAACGCTCGCTTTAGAGTTTAAATTCATCTTATAGTGCGGGTTTAAATGCTCCACTTGAATCTTATTATTGACTTCAACGCCCTTTTTTAGCTCTTTGTGAAAGCCCAAAGTCCCTCTCTCATTCACATGCAAAATCTCCGTAACGCCCTCCACTTTATTGTTATCCAATTCTTCTTTGGCGTAATTTCGTGTTTTGGCGTGTTTTTGTTTGTGGTGGTTATGGGGTTTTTTGTTGGGATGGTGCTCTTTTTTATGGTGCAAAGACGCTTCATGGTGCGAAGATTCTTCATTTTTTTGCGCGTTTTCTTTATGGAAACGCTTTTTGCGGTTGGTGAATCGCTCAAACGCCCCGGCTCGCGCCTCGTCAGCTTTTGAATTTTCATTATGCTCGTTGTGTCTGTTGTTTTCATTATTTTGGTTGTTATCACTCATAACTTTCTTTCCTTCATTTCAATTTTTTAAAAGGTATTAGCCTTTTAAAAGGTATTTTAAGAGCTTGAGGTAATCTTGTATCTCAGACGCTCTCACGCTTGTTGGTTGGTTTTCTAACGCTAAAAAATCTAACACCTTATCAAGCTTTTCTTTATAAGAAACGCTTTTTTTAAGATTGTTTGAAAGCGTCTTCCTAGGAGATGAGAAACAAGCTTTCAAAAAATCTTCTAACATTTCAAACCCTTTTTGTAGGGCTTCTTCAAAAGATAGCGTTGGGGTTAATGACGCTAACGCTTTTTCTTTCAACGGCTCTTTGATCACTTCAAACACGCTAGAAAACACCTTTGGAGGCGGGCTAAATGCGCTGGGCGGCACATCAAATAAAAGGCTAACATTCCCTATGGCGTGAGCCAAAACGCTTAAAGCGTTCTGTGAATCTTTAGCGCCAAATTTGAACGCTACTTCCTTTTGCGTCATCACCAATAAGCCCCTGCATTTAGGGTCTTTAAGCGCGTTTAAAACAAGCCTGGTAGCGATATAATAGGGCAAATTAGAGATTAAAAAATAAGGCTCTTCTTCTTTTAAAAAAAGAGCGTCTTTTTCCACTAATTCCAACTCAAAAGGCTTTTTTTGCTTTTTGAGCCTTTCTCGCATTTTCTCGCACAAACTGCTGTCTATCTCATAAGTCTTTAAAGGGTAGCGATCCAACAATTTAAGAGTCAAATCCCCTAGCCCCACGCCAATTTCAATCAATCTTAACGAATTTAAGGGGGGCAAAGCGCTAACAATGCGATCTAAAAACGACTCGTCCGTTAAAAAATGCTGCCCTAAAGACTTTTTAGCTACTACCATGAGCACGCTTTTAATCCTAATATTATACCTTAAAAAAGGGATTTGTCTTTCCTTTTTAATGCAACTTCTTTATTATAGCTTTTTTCATTCAAAGATGTTGGTAGTTTTGACAATAGAAGCGCTTGAATTGGCGCTTGTATTAAAAATTAGTATTAAAATCTTTTTCGTTAATAATTGGTTAGATCTTACACTATAAAATAAAATCCTAGCTAGTGAGCTAGAATTAAATTTCAATTAAAGGAGTTCTCATGGCACACCATGAACAACAACATCAAGCACAACAACAGCAACAACAGGCTAACAGCCAACACCACCACCATCACCATGCGCACCACCATCATTATTACGGCGGTGAACACCACCATCACAACGCGCAACAACATGCAGAGCAACAAGCAGAGCAACAAGCTCAACAACAACAACAACAGCAAGCACACCAACAGCAACAACAAAAAGCGCAACAACAAAACCAACAATATTAATTGGGGCGTTTGTGGGGGCGGCCTTAGGGTTGCTCCTAGCTTTTAACTTTTCTTTTAATCCAGTAAATCCCTTAATTTAAAGCGTTGTCTAATTTTAAATTTCAAACTTTTAAACTTGCTCTTTTTATTATTTTTTATTCTCAAATGGCTTTGTTTTCTACCGCATGAAAATAAGTTTATTGATGAATGGTCATGATGTGGTTTTTAGAATGAAAGCACAAAAATGAGAGCGTTGTTTTAAACTCGCTGTTATTTTGGAATTTTGTTAAAAGGGCGTAATTAGGGGGGCGAATTGATCGTTATGGTTATGATGCATGTTTAATCTGTGGGCGTTTTTAAGCGGGTTTGTTGTAAAATTTTATCACGCCCCATAGTTACGATATGGGGCAAACTCCAATTTAAGAAGGGTTTATCATGCGAGTCAAACATGATAAAAACTCTTGGCTAGTATTATACATTAAAATCTCTTTTAAGGGGTTTAAAGTAGTCTTTTTTATAGAAAAGTGATTGCTAGCCAAAGTTCCCTTAAGCTTTCAAGCTTAAGGGTTTCCTTGTGAAGCGGGTTTGTCCTTGACTTTGGGGCGTTAGTTATACCTTTTTTATTCAAATTTTTAATCTTGTTTTTATATTTAATGATAAACAATTTAAGCGGGTTTGTTGTAAAATTTTATCACGCCCCATAGTTGCGATATGGGGCAAATCCTATGTCAAAAGGAGCATGCCATGAAACGCAAAAGTGGCAAACGCTCTTGGAAAGTATTATACCTTGAAATTTCAATTTCTTGGTTTAAAATGGTGTTTTGCATTAAACGCTGAGTTTTCAAGAGCGTTCCCTTAAGCTTTCAAGCTTAAGGGTTTCCTTTACAAGTGGGTTTGTCCTTGACTTTGGGGCGTTAGTCGTTTGGTTGTAAAACTCATTTCTTAAGGGGATAGGGGGGTATTTTGCGATAATACCCCCCCTTAACCCCCTTAAGTATCCCCCTAACCCCCCAAGACCGCTTTTTTTAGAGGCTATCGCTTGATTAAAATCAAGCTCTTTATTATTTGATTGTAAAAAATGCTGTTAGCATTTTTTAGGTTTTATTTTTTAAGACTCTGATTTTAGCGCTCATTAAATCGTGGTTTAAAGCTTTTTTGATGTTTTCAAATTGGCGTTTTTTGTTTTTAAGGCTAATGATTTCATTGTCTAAAGCGCTTAAAACATTAGCGATAGCGATCTGTTCGTTTAGGGGGGGTAAAAAAAGACAAATATTATTAAAACCACTCTTTGATAGATTGTATCGTGTTGAACCTTGCGCTAAACTCTCAAAAGCTTTTCTGCCTATTTCGCTATTAATTAAGTATGATAAAAACAAGCTATCAACTGCCTTGTCAAATATTCTAAAACCAAAACAAAAACTATTCAAGAAAACTTGGTCTATATCATCTAAAAGCACGGCACACATGCCTACTTCTTTTGGAGTTTCTGAAGAAGTATTAAAAAATAAATCATATTTTTTAAAGGAATTTTGTTTTTCGTTTGGGTATATTTTTACATTTTCTAGTATAGAAGTATCTATTATAATATTATTTAAAACATTCAAAAATGTAATATATTTAGCATTGCCATTGATAAAATCTTGCTTTGTTTTTCCTACTAATCCACCTATGGTTATTCCTATATCCCCAAGCCTTACTCTTTCCCAAGCTTGATTGAAACCTTTCAAGCGTTTTCTTTGGCTCAATAATTCAAAGCTTAAAGCTTTTTTAACGCTCTCTTTTTTGAGAATGAGGGAATCTAATGCATAAAGATAACGATCCACACCGCTTAAAACATTAGCGATAGCGATCTGTTCGTTTAGGGGGGGTAGGGATATTAGTAAATTTTTAATTTTGTTGGGGCTAACTTCTAAAAAAGTGCTACCGCTTGCCAACTTTAATAATTTATTTTTTAGTGTTAGAGTTAAATAATATAAAAATTCGTTATTGATTTTTTCTAATGGTATCAGCGATTGAAAACCTTGATTTGTTGTAGCTACCACTTTAAGAATAGCACAATCTCCAATACTAGCACGACTTGTTAATAAAATTGTTCCTATAGGTAAAAGTTTGGCGCTTGACTTTTTTAATCCTAATGGCGTGATTGTTCGCTGGCTTTTATAAACATATTTTGTTATGCCTATTTCTGTAGGCGTGAACCAATTAATATTACCATTCCAAAATGATGTTATTTGAGTGCTAGGTGTGCCTCCGCCGACAATTTCGCATATATCCCCAAGCCTTATTTTTTCCCAATTTAAGGGCGTTGTTAGCGCGTCCATGCGTTCTCCTGAATCATCTTAAAAGCCATAGTTTGATCTAATTTTAGGGTGTTATGAAAGGCATCTTTAGGGTTAAAATCCAGCCTTAATAGTAAAATTTCAATGTTTTTAACTAGCGAGCTTGTTTTGATTTTAGAGGGGTTGTTGTGGAATAAGTCATTCCTAGCTTTTCGTATCAAGCTGAAAGCTTTTAAAAAATGATCCCAAGTGCCATAGGCTGGCAAAACATGTTCGTTGTATGTTTTGTAATCTGCAAATAAGGGTTTAAAATCGCTCCAATGCATTTTAATAATGGTTTCTAAAGCGCCAAGAGTGAATAAGTTTAAGACTTGAAAGCCATTGTATCCTTCTAAGCTTTTTAAATGGTGGGTGTGTTTTAAACGCTCGATCTTATGGCTAAGCTTTTTAGATAAAAACCAATCGTCAATATCCTTACTGCTGTGTTTTTGAGCCAAAATAACCGCCATTTTAGAGCGCAAAGCCGTTTCAAAAAAATGTATCCATAAAAAAAGCATGTGGTGCGTTTTGGTTCGTTTGTTGTAAAAGTGCATTAAAAAATCAAAGAGGTTGTTGATTTCATTTTCTTTATTAGGGTATTTTTGCAACACGATACCTAATTCCTTGCTAGCGCCTATGAGGTAGTCGTAGTGTAACACGCTAATAGATTTTTTCAATTTGTCTAAACCCTTATTTTTGAAAGCGTGAGGGTTTTTTAGGGCTAGATGCTTTAAAATACGATTAAAAACTTCATTTTCAAGTTCCATTAAATTTCCTGTGCTATAATCGTTTTTAGTTTGGGGGTCTCATAGCGAGGATACGCTAGTCAAAAGGCACTCCAAACTTTTTAATATCACCCCATTAACCCTAAATCTTTCAAATGCTCTAAAACTTTTGATTCGCTCTCTTTGACTTCTTTGTCTAATTCTAACAAACTGTTGGAGTAGTTTGCAATGATTGCATTAAGGGCGCTAGAAAAAGCGTTGATGCGTTTTAAAATCTTATCTTCTAGGGCGTTTTTCAAGCGCTTGAGCCATTTGTCTTTGATGATGAGATCTTTAATTGCCTCTATTTCAAGCTTTTCGTATTGGTGGAACGCTTTTAATTCCAGCGCCTCATCAGCTTTATTTTTCGCTTTTTGCGCTTTATTTTTCGCTTCTAGCATTCTTAAAGCGGTTTTTAGGATTTGTTCATCTTCTGGGTCGGTGGCGTTTTTTAACTCTTTTTTCAAAACGCTTTCATTGACTTTCAATTCATCAAAAAGCCCTTCTTCATTGGAATGCTCTTCTATGAATTCCTCATAGTTGGCCACGCTTTCATTAAGGGCGTTTTCTAATTCTTCTAACATATTGCTTTCTTCTTTAAAAAAGCGTTGTTTGATCAAACTTTTAGGGATTAGATCGCTTTTATAGTAGGTTTTTTGAATGACAAAATCCGGCTCTTCTAAATAATTGGCTTTTTTGTTTTTGTCTTTTAGGGGGATTAATTTTCTTAATCCTTTAGCGCTTTCAAAGCCATTGAGTGAGATAAGAAACCAATCGTCTTGCAAGACTTCATTGTAGTAATCTTTAAAGAGTTGGTACACGCCGTATTGGTCTAAAATTTCCACTTTTTCAAATTCTTGTAAAACCTTTGAACAAACACTTTCTATGAGGGTTTTTGGGTTAAAACCTGGCTCTAAATCATTAAAAGTTGTCAATAGTTCCAATCGGTCAAAAGCGTTTAAAACAGAAGCGTGGAACGCTTGGTATTCTAAACTTTCAATGATCAAATCTTTAATGTTTTCGCATTCTGTTTTTAAAGCGTAATAACCCTCTTTATCGCTCTTTTTAAAAAGCGTGTTTTTAAGCTCTTTAAACACTTTAAAATAAGGGGCGTAGGCTTCAATTTCGTTTTTGGGTAAATAGTTGGCTTTGTGGCTGTTGATTAAAGCGAACAAGTCTTTTTCTAATTCTTGCTCAGCAACAATGTAGCGCGGGATATTCAAGTTATAGTCGTTAGCGCTAATTTCTTCTAGGCTCACCATTTTGGAATAATAAGGGATTTCTTTTTTCGCTTTAAAGGTGTCTATCATTTTTTGGACATCTTGCTCTCTTAAGCGGTTTTTATTGCCGTCTTTTTTAAAATCCTTACTCGCATCGATCATAAAAACGCCCTTTCTGGCGTGCGCGTTTTCTTTGTCTAAAACGATCACGCATGCAGGAATGGAAGTGCCATAAAAAAGATTAGGGGCTAGCCCTATCACGCCTTTAATGTAGCCTTTGGTTAAAATATTTTTTCTAATCAACCCCTCAGCATTCCCCCTAAATAGCACCCCATGAGGCAAAATCACCGCCCCTTTGCCTGTGTTTTTTAAAGATTTGATGATATGGAGCAAAAAAGCAAAATCGCCATTTTTTTCAGGGGGCGTGCCGTCTTCAAAGCGATTGAAATTATCATCAATGACTTGCTTGCTTTTAGGGTCTATGCTTAGCCCGTCAGTCCAGTTTTTCAAGCTAAAAGGGGGGTTAGCCACGACATAATCAAAGGTTTTTAGCATGCCGTTTTCAAGAAAATAAGGGTTAGAAAGGGTGCTAGAACCTCCTTTAGCAATATCAGCAGTGGCGTTATTGTGTAAAACCATATTCATTTTACAAAGGGCTGTCGTGGAAATGTCTTTTTCTTGACCATAGATAGTCAAGCCTTTTTCACCGGCCAAACTAGAAGCTTTTAATAACAACGAACCGCTCCCACAAGCGGGGTCATAGATGGTTTTATCTTGCCTGGTGTTTTTATCAATGCCAAGCAAAAGGGATAATAGTAGCGAAACTTCGCTAGGGGTGTAAAACTGCCCTTTAGATTTACCGGATTCGCTGGCAAAATGGCGCATTAAATATTCGTAAGCGTCGCCTAATAAATCATCGTCTAAAGCCCCATGCGTGCCTAAGCTTAAATTAGCAAAGATTTTAACCAAATTAGAAAGGGTGTCCACCATCGCCTTACCCTCGCCAAGCTTGGTGTTATCGTTAAAATCCACGCTGTCAATTGCACCTTCTAATAAATCGTTTTGCTCTGCAATCTTTGCAATGATTTTATTGAGCTTGTCGCCTATTTCTTTATCGCCCTCTAAAGCGAGAATGTCTTCATAAAAACACCCTTGTGGGACGATGATGTCGCTATCAGGATTGTTTTTGGCCTTATCGCTGATGTATTTTAAAAAAAGCAAGTTCAAAACATAGTTTTTATACTCGCTTGCATCCATTCCGCCCCTTAAACTATCCGCCCCAGCCCATAAGGAGCTATACAATTCGCTTTTTTTGATCGCCATTTAACCGCCTTATTTTGTTTTTAGGATTATAATATAAAGCGTTACAAAAAGCGTTCTTAAGGGGTTTGTGATGAAAACAGAAAGAGAAGTTCAAAATCAAGTTATAGAAACTTTTAAAAGCATGGGCTATGCGTATTTAGGGGATTTAACAAAGAGCGATAATGAAAACATTAATAGAGAAACCTTAAAAACATGGTTGGTTAAAAATCAAAAAATTGAGCCTGAAAGATGGCATCAAATTGAACAGAAGATCAACAACGCTTTAAAAAACGATTTATACGAAGCGAATCAAGCATTCTACAACCTTTTGATTTATGGCGTGAGAACTAAAAGCCAGAATGAAAACACCCAAAC
This region includes:
- a CDS encoding KpsF/GutQ family sugar-phosphate isomerase; amino-acid sequence: MPNLFDCNAIASQVLQDEASALLESVQQFQKPNDLEAIVKLILESQEKGGKLVIVGVGKSALVAQKISASMLSTGNRSAFLHPTEAMHGDLGMVEKNDVILMISYGGESLELLNLVSHLKRLSHKIITFTKSPNSSLSKLGDYYLSLKIKKEACPINTAPTTSTTLTLALGDVLMACLMRVKNFSQEDFASFHPGGLLGKKLFVKVKDLLQTTNLPLIPPDTSFKDALIEMSEKRLGSAILVNANNELVGVLSDGDVRRALLKGVSLESEVKYFATLEPKSFKNLDALLLEALEFLERHKIQLLVCVDSQNKVLGVLHLHQLLELGLKA
- a CDS encoding type I restriction-modification system subunit M, whose translation is MAIKKSELYSSLWAGADSLRGGMDASEYKNYVLNLLFLKYISDKAKNNPDSDIIVPQGCFYEDILALEGDKEIGDKLNKIIAKIAEQNDLLEGAIDSVDFNDNTKLGEGKAMVDTLSNLVKIFANLSLGTHGALDDDLLGDAYEYLMRHFASESGKSKGQFYTPSEVSLLLSLLLGIDKNTRQDKTIYDPACGSGSLLLKASSLAGEKGLTIYGQEKDISTTALCKMNMVLHNNATADIAKGGSSTLSNPYFLENGMLKTFDYVVANPPFSLKNWTDGLSIDPKSKQVIDDNFNRFEDGTPPEKNGDFAFLLHIIKSLKNTGKGAVILPHGVLFRGNAEGLIRKNILTKGYIKGVIGLAPNLFYGTSIPACVIVLDKENAHARKGVFMIDASKDFKKDGNKNRLREQDVQKMIDTFKAKKEIPYYSKMVSLEEISANDYNLNIPRYIVAEQELEKDLFALINSHKANYLPKNEIEAYAPYFKVFKELKNTLFKKSDKEGYYALKTECENIKDLIIESLEYQAFHASVLNAFDRLELLTTFNDLEPGFNPKTLIESVCSKVLQEFEKVEILDQYGVYQLFKDYYNEVLQDDWFLISLNGFESAKGLRKLIPLKDKNKKANYLEEPDFVIQKTYYKSDLIPKSLIKQRFFKEESNMLEELENALNESVANYEEFIEEHSNEEGLFDELKVNESVLKKELKNATDPEDEQILKTALRMLEAKNKAQKAKNKADEALELKAFHQYEKLEIEAIKDLIIKDKWLKRLKNALEDKILKRINAFSSALNAIIANYSNSLLELDKEVKESESKVLEHLKDLGLMG
- a CDS encoding restriction endonuclease subunit S; the protein is MDALTTPLNWEKIRLGDICEIVGGGTPSTQITSFWNGNINWFTPTEIGITKYVYKSQRTITPLGLKKSSAKLLPIGTILLTSRASIGDCAILKVVATTNQGFQSLIPLEKINNEFLYYLTLTLKNKLLKLASGSTFLEVSPNKIKNLLISLPPLNEQIAIANVLSGVDRYLYALDSLILKKESVKKALSFELLSQRKRLKGFNQAWERVRLGDIGITIGGLVGKTKQDFINGNAKYITFLNVLNNIIIDTSILENVKIYPNEKQNSFKKYDLFFNTSSETPKEVGMCAVLLDDIDQVFLNSFCFGFRIFDKAVDSLFLSYLINSEIGRKAFESLAQGSTRYNLSKSGFNNICLFLPPLNEQIAIANVLSALDNEIISLKNKKRQFENIKKALNHDLMSAKIRVLKNKT
- the rsmA gene encoding 16S rRNA (adenine(1518)-N(6)/adenine(1519)-N(6))-dimethyltransferase RsmA: MVVAKKSLGQHFLTDESFLDRIVSALPPLNSLRLIEIGVGLGDLTLKLLDRYPLKTYEIDSSLCEKMRERLKKQKKPFELELVEKDALFLKEEEPYFLISNLPYYIATRLVLNALKDPKCRGLLVMTQKEVAFKFGAKDSQNALSVLAHAIGNVSLLFDVPPSAFSPPPKVFSSVFEVIKEPLKEKALASLTPTLSFEEALQKGFEMLEDFLKACFSSPRKTLSNNLKKSVSYKEKLDKVLDFLALENQPTSVRASEIQDYLKLLKYLLKG
- a CDS encoding ribonuclease J, giving the protein MSDNNQNNENNRHNEHNENSKADEARAGAFERFTNRKKRFHKENAQKNEESSHHEASLHHKKEHHPNKKPHNHHKQKHAKTRNYAKEELDNNKVEGVTEILHVNERGTLGFHKELKKGVEVNNKIQVEHLNPHYKMNLNSKASVKITPLGGLGEIGGNMMVIETPKSAIVIDAGMSFPKEGLFGVDILIPDFSYLHQIKDKIAGIIITHAHEDHIGATPYLFKELQFPLYGTPLSLGLIGSKFDEHGLKKYRSYFKIVEKRCPISVGEFIIEWIHITHSIIDSSALAIQTKAGTIIHTGDFKIDHTPVDNLPTDLYRLAHYGEKGVMLLLSDSTNSHKSGTTPSESTIAPAFDTLFKEAQGRVIMSTFSSNIHRVYQAIQYGIKYNRKIAVIGRSMEKNLDIARELGYIHLPYQSFIEANEVAKYPDNEVLIVTTGSQGETMSALYRMATDEHRHISIKPNDLVIISAKAIPGNEASVSAVLNFLIKKEAKVAYQEFDNIHVSGHAAQEEQKLMLRLIKPKFFLPVHGEYNHVARHKQTAISCGVPEKNIYLMEDGDQVEVSPTFIKKVGTIKSGKSYVDNQSNLSIDTSIVQQREEVASAGVFVATIFVNKNKQALLESSQFSSLGLVGFKDEKHLVKEIQGGLEMLIKSANAEILNNPKKLEDHTRNFIRKALFKKFRKYPAIICHAQSF
- the rlmN gene encoding 23S rRNA (adenine(2503)-C(2))-methyltransferase RlmN, which produces MKASIYDFTLKELSQLLKPSFRAKQLYLWLYAKYKTSFKDMQNNFSKDFIASLEQEFTLRTIEITHVRESVDGSKKYLFKSLRDNHTFEAVFLKMKDKKIDGETNAILEGEKYTVCVSCQIGCQVGCSFCLTQKGGFVRDLKASEIVQQALLIKEDNNLPIEKALNIVFMGMGEPLNNLDEVCKAIEIFNTGMQISPKRITISTSGVADKIPILASKNLGVQLAISLHAVDDKTRSSLMPLNKKYNIECVLNEVKKWPLEQRKRVMFEYLLIKNLNDSLDCAKKLLKLLNGIKSKVNLILFNPHEGSKFERPSLESARMFADFLNAKGLLCTIRESKALDIEAACGQLREKKLQQKI